One Triplophysa dalaica isolate WHDGS20190420 chromosome 1, ASM1584641v1, whole genome shotgun sequence DNA segment encodes these proteins:
- the LOC130429459 gene encoding torsin-1A-like has protein sequence MKASYFVTVLLLSDITLTSGFIIESIVCGSAAAVAAFLYALSHWDNVLPFDHKRLEKDLNENLHGQHIVSKVVLRTVSSFMTDSNPNKPLVLSFHGTAGVGKNHVSKIIARNIYKLGDKSEHFIMFVSQHHFPHKDKVDMYSARLKEQIHQHVSRFPRTMFVFDEMDKMNPRLVETIKPFLDYGTHVDGASFRSAIFIFLSNAGGDVINNIALDFWKAGKNREELQMKEMETQILQNIVNDKSTGGFWHSSLINHHLVDHIVPFLPLEMKHVRQCVLTEMVNLNINLQHHAHLADTVARDMPFFPSDKIFSVKGCKSVRQKLMLYVDD, from the exons aTGAAAGCGTCGTATTTTGTGACAGTTTTATTGCTTTCAGACATAACATTGACTTCAGGTTTTATCATTGAATCCATTGTATGTGgttctgctgctgctgttgctgcaTTTTTGTATGCATTGTCTCATTGGGATAATGTATTGCCTTTTGATCATAAAC gtttggAGAAGGATTTAAATGAGAATCTCCACGGCCAACATATCGTTTCGAAAGTTGTTCTGAGAACTGTATCGTCATTTATGACGGACAGTAACCCGAACAAACCCCTCGTGCTCTCCTTCCACGGGACCGCAGGAGTGGGGAAAAACCACGTGTCTAAAATCATCgcaagaaacatttacaaactaGGGGACAAGAGCGAacattttatcatgtttgtATCCCAACATCATTTTCCACACAAAGACAAAGTCGACATGTACAGC gCAAGACTAAAGGAGCAGATTCATCAGCACGTATCACGTTTCCCTCGGaccatgtttgtatttgatgaAATGGACAAGATGAATCCAAGGCTGGTCGAGACCATCAAACCTTTTCTGGACTATGGGACACATGTGGATGGCGCCTCATTCCGCAGTGCAATCTTCATTTTTCTAAG caaTGCAGGTGGTGATGTGATCAACAACATAGCTCTGGATTTCTGGAAGGCAGGTAAAAACAGAGAAGAACTACAGATGAAGGAGATGGAGACTCAGATCCTTCAAAACATCGTCAATGATAAGAGCa CAGGTGGATTTTGGCACTCCTCTCTAATAAATCACCACCTGGTGGATCACATTGTTCCTTTTCTCCCTCTGGAAATGAAGCATGTACGCCAGTGTGTTTTGACTGAAATGGTCAATCTGAACATCAATTTACAACATCACGCTCATCTGGCAGACACAGTGGCCAGAGACATGCCCTTCTTCCCCTCAGACAAAATCTTCTCTGTTAAAGGCTGCAAGTCAGTCAGACAGAAGCTGATGCTGTACGTTGATGACTAG
- the LOC130429467 gene encoding torsin-1A-like, which translates to MKASYFVTVLLFSDITLTSGFIMESIVCGSAVAAFLYALSHWDNVLPFDHKRLEKDLNENLHGQHIVSKVVLRTVSSFMTDSNPNKPLVLSFHGTAGVGKNHVSKIIARNIYKLGDKSEHFIMFVSQHHFPHKDKVDMYSARLKEQIHQHVSRFPRTMFVFDEMDKMNPRLVETIKPFLDYATHVDGVSFRSAIFIFLKNAGGDVINNIALDFWKAGKNREKLQMKEMETQILQNIVNDKSGFWHSSLINHHLVDHIVPFLPLEMKHVRQCVLTEMVNLNINLQHHAHLADTVARDMPFFPSDKIFSVKGCKSVRQKLMLYVDD; encoded by the exons aTGAAAGCGTCGTATTTTGTgacagttttattgttttcagaCATAACATTGACTTCAGGTTTTATCATGGAATCCATTGTATGTGGTTCTGCTGTTGCTGCATTTTTGTATGCATTGTCTCATTGGGATAATGTATTGCCTTTTGATCATAAAC gtttGGAGAAGGATTTAAATGAGAATCTCCACGGCCAACATATCGTGTCGAAAGTTGTTCTGAGAACTGTATCGTCATTTATGACGGACAGTAACCCGAACAAACCCCTCGTGCTCTCCTTCCACGGGACCGCAGGAGTGGGGAAAAACCACGTGTCTAAAATCATCgcaagaaacatttacaaactaGGGGACAAGAGCGAacattttatcatgtttgtATCCCAACATCATTTTCCACACAAAGACAAAGTCGACATGTACAGC GCAAGACTAAAGGAGCAGATTCATCAGCACGTATCACGTTTCCCTCGGaccatgtttgtatttgatgaAATGGACAAGATGAATCCACGGCTGGTCGAGACCATCAAACCTTTTCTGGACTATGCGACACATGTGGATGGCGTCTCATTCCGCAGTGCAATCTTCATTTTTCT taaaaatgcaGGTGGAGATGTGATCAACAACATAGCTCTGGATTTCTGGAAGGCAggtaaaaacagagaaaaactaCAGATGAAGGAGATGGAGACTCAGATCCTTCAAAACATCGTCAATGATAAGA GTGGATTTTGGCACTCCTCTCTAATAAATCACCACCTGGTGGATCACATTGTTCCTTTTCTCCCTCTGGAAATGAAGCATGTACGCCAGTGTGTTTTGACTGAAATGGTCAATCTGAACATCAATTTACAACATCACGCTCATCTGGCAGACACAGTGGCCAGAGACATGCCCTTCTTCCCCTCAGACAAAATCTTCTCTGTTAAAGGCTGCAAGTCAGTCAGACAGAAGCTGATGCTGTACGTTGATGACTAG